The following are from one region of the Brienomyrus brachyistius isolate T26 chromosome 13, BBRACH_0.4, whole genome shotgun sequence genome:
- the fam174b gene encoding LOW QUALITY PROTEIN: membrane protein FAM174B (The sequence of the model RefSeq protein was modified relative to this genomic sequence to represent the inferred CDS: inserted 1 base in 1 codon) produces MTSLQIALCLFAAAAWKVSCELRAAPSPAATPSPTSPLAEGSHLNGSSNHSAPIGSRIYSIANDLPTLKSAVIFICAFTVFLIICLLIKMYRSGRKIRKTRKYDIITTPAERVEMAPXNEENYEEDDSTIFDVKYRRQVFIKITVYPDA; encoded by the exons ATGACTTCTCTCCAGATCGCGCTTTGCCTGTTCGCAGCGGCTGCTTGGAAAGTGTCCTGCGAACTGCGAGCCGCGCCTTCACCTGCCGCCACGCCGAGTCCCACATCGCCGCTGGCGGAGGGCTCACATCTAAACGGGAGCTCCAACCATTCAGCGCCCATCGGCTCTCGCATTTACTCCATCGCGAACGACCTGCCGACGCTGAAGAGCGCGGTCATCTTCATATGCGCTTTCACTGTTTTCCTGATCATCTGCTTGCTCATCAAAATGTACAG gtCCGGGAGGAAGATAAGGAAAACACGAAAGTATGATATAATTACCACTCCTGCCGAACGGGTGGAAATGGCAC CTAACGAGGAGAATTATGAGGAAGATGATTCTACCATTTTTGACGTGAAGTACAG